The Blastocatellia bacterium genome includes a window with the following:
- the dnaA gene encoding chromosomal replication initiator protein DnaA, with protein MQADLLSSILSAISKRVNHQSFNTWFKPISNATRDDSTIYLKVPNEIFRDWITNNYFDVIEESLQELNLEDYTLDFLVEEQKTLNGNGDGTTSAMRIAQQPAKEISSFGIAKVIDLEPIELPLNPKYTFETFVVGSCNQFAHAASLAVVDMPSKTYNPLYIYGGVGLGKTHLMHAIGHSIKVRNSNLRLTYISSEKFMNELINAIRYDKTITFREKYRNIDVLLMDDIQFLAGKERTQEEFFHTFNALYDAQKQIVISSDCPPREIPTLEERLHSRFEWGLIADIQPPDLETKVAILKRKAELEKIDLPDNVALFIASKIKSNIRELEGSLVRLVAYASLKGLPIGIELAQDVLKNIIEEDSDGITIELIQKKVASHYGLKVSDLKSKNNSRNIAGPRQVAMYLCKTLTKSSLPEIGREFGGKHHTTVLHSINKIAELYERDTVFHKLINSFIAELK; from the coding sequence ATGCAAGCCGACTTACTATCGTCAATTCTTTCCGCTATCTCGAAGCGGGTCAATCATCAGAGCTTTAATACCTGGTTCAAGCCAATCTCTAATGCAACGCGCGACGATTCGACAATTTATCTAAAAGTGCCGAATGAAATTTTTCGAGATTGGATCACTAATAATTATTTTGACGTGATCGAAGAATCGCTACAGGAATTGAATCTTGAGGATTACACGCTCGATTTTCTCGTCGAAGAACAGAAAACTCTAAATGGCAATGGCGATGGGACGACTTCGGCCATGCGGATTGCGCAGCAACCCGCTAAGGAGATTTCCAGTTTCGGCATCGCCAAGGTCATTGACCTTGAGCCCATTGAATTACCGCTTAATCCAAAGTACACCTTTGAAACCTTTGTCGTGGGCTCCTGCAATCAATTCGCCCATGCCGCCTCACTGGCTGTCGTTGATATGCCATCAAAAACTTACAATCCGCTTTATATTTATGGTGGCGTTGGGCTGGGCAAGACACATTTAATGCACGCCATCGGGCATTCGATCAAAGTCAGAAATAGTAATCTGCGTTTGACTTATATCTCGTCCGAAAAATTCATGAACGAATTGATCAACGCCATTCGTTATGACAAAACCATCACTTTTCGGGAGAAATATCGCAATATTGACGTCCTGCTAATGGACGACATTCAATTTCTGGCGGGCAAAGAGCGGACTCAGGAAGAGTTTTTTCACACCTTCAACGCGCTTTACGACGCCCAAAAACAGATCGTGATTTCGAGCGATTGCCCGCCGCGCGAGATTCCCACGCTCGAAGAGCGACTGCACTCCAGATTTGAATGGGGGCTGATCGCCGACATTCAACCGCCCGACCTGGAGACCAAGGTTGCCATCCTCAAGCGCAAGGCAGAGTTGGAAAAGATTGACTTGCCGGATAATGTTGCGCTGTTTATCGCCAGCAAAATTAAATCGAATATTCGTGAGCTTGAAGGATCACTGGTCAGACTCGTCGCCTACGCCTCGCTTAAGGGCCTGCCAATTGGCATTGAGCTGGCGCAGGATGTCTTAAAGAACATCATTGAAGAAGACTCGGACGGTATTACGATTGAATTGATTCAAAAGAAGGTCGCCAGTCATTATGGATTAAAGGTCAGCGACCTGAAATCGAAAAACAACTCCCGCAACATTGCCGGCCCGCGGCAGGTGGCGATGTACTTATGCAAGACTTTAACCAAGTCGAGCCTGCCGGAGATTGGCCGCGAGTTCGGCGGCAAGCACCATACGACCGTCCTGCACAGCATTAACAAAATTGCAGAGCTTTATGAGAGGGACACGGTTTTCCACAAGCTTATCAACAGCTTTATTGCTGAATTGAAATAA
- the atpD gene encoding F0F1 ATP synthase subunit beta — protein sequence MANEGRVVQVIGPVVDVEFEESTLPPIYQALNIVSDGFEVPEAINIVVEVQQHLGEGRCRCVAMEPTEGLIRGMKVIDKGSPITVPVGPATLGRVLNVIGQPVDKLGPVTAKEEYPIHRHAPTFQDQATELEMFVTGIKVIDLLEPFLRGGKIGLFGGAGVGKTVLIMELINNVAMKHGGFSVFGGVGERTREGNDLIREMVESKVINYGQSFYDHLEETGGFDLEHVDKKAVSESKAALVYGQMTEPPGARLRVALTALTVAEYFRDEAETDVLLFIDNIFRFTQAGSEVSALLGRMPSAVGYQPTLATEMGELQERITSTKRGSITSVQAIYVPADDYTDPAPATTFAHLDAVSALSRQIAELGIYPAVDPLASTSRILDPRIVGQDHYDVAQAVKRILQRYKDLQDIIAILGIDELSEEDKLTVARARKIQRFLSQPFHVAEQFTGLKGKFVPLEETVRGFKELISGKYDDLPEQAFFLVGGIEEVVEKAKNM from the coding sequence ATGGCAAACGAGGGAAGAGTTGTCCAGGTCATCGGACCAGTCGTAGACGTCGAGTTTGAAGAATCTACACTTCCACCAATCTATCAGGCGCTCAACATCGTGAGCGACGGATTTGAGGTTCCGGAAGCAATCAATATCGTCGTTGAGGTTCAGCAACACTTGGGCGAAGGCCGCTGTCGCTGCGTAGCAATGGAGCCGACAGAAGGCCTAATCCGCGGAATGAAAGTTATCGACAAGGGAAGCCCGATAACCGTTCCGGTCGGCCCAGCGACCCTAGGAAGGGTGTTGAATGTGATTGGCCAGCCTGTAGACAAACTCGGTCCGGTTACGGCTAAAGAAGAATACCCAATCCACCGCCATGCCCCGACCTTTCAAGATCAAGCGACTGAGCTGGAGATGTTTGTTACTGGAATCAAGGTGATTGACCTGCTGGAGCCATTTCTTAGGGGCGGCAAAATCGGCCTCTTCGGCGGCGCCGGCGTCGGCAAAACCGTATTGATTATGGAACTCATCAATAATGTCGCCATGAAGCATGGTGGCTTTTCGGTATTTGGCGGCGTTGGCGAAAGGACTAGAGAAGGGAACGACTTGATCCGCGAAATGGTCGAATCCAAAGTGATTAACTATGGCCAGTCCTTTTATGATCATCTTGAGGAGACTGGCGGTTTTGATCTTGAGCATGTAGACAAGAAGGCTGTCTCAGAGTCCAAGGCGGCACTCGTATATGGCCAGATGACAGAACCACCCGGGGCACGTCTTCGTGTTGCCCTAACCGCATTGACGGTTGCAGAGTATTTTCGTGACGAAGCCGAAACCGATGTTCTTCTCTTTATTGACAACATTTTTAGGTTTACGCAGGCTGGATCAGAAGTTTCCGCACTACTTGGCCGAATGCCCTCGGCTGTAGGCTATCAGCCGACACTCGCAACCGAAATGGGCGAATTACAAGAACGAATCACCTCGACGAAGCGCGGCTCCATCACATCAGTCCAAGCGATTTATGTTCCGGCTGATGACTACACCGATCCAGCTCCCGCGACAACCTTTGCCCACCTCGATGCGGTATCGGCGCTATCGCGACAGATTGCCGAGCTAGGAATCTATCCCGCAGTTGATCCTCTGGCATCAACCTCGAGAATTCTCGACCCGCGTATCGTCGGCCAGGATCACTACGACGTTGCTCAGGCAGTGAAGCGGATTCTTCAGCGTTACAAGGACTTACAGGATATTATTGCGATCCTCGGCATTGATGAATTGTCAGAAGAGGACAAGCTAACCGTAGCGCGAGCCCGGAAAATCCAAAGATTCTTGTCGCAGCCTTTCCATGTTGCTGAGCAATTCACAGGACTAAAAGGCAAGTTTGTTCCATTGGAAGAAACGGTGCGCGGCTTCAAAGAACTGATATCCGGCAAATATGACGATCTGCCGGAGCAAGCATTCTTTCTTGTCGGCGGGATCGAGGAAGTCGTCGAGAAGGCGAAGAATATGTAA
- the atpC gene encoding ATP synthase F1 subunit epsilon, giving the protein MPDTLHLEVAIPERKVFEANIDRVEVPGLDGELGILPGHAALISQLKPAGLLTYHRGDEKGEIAISDGFVEISENRVIILADRAARPEEINLTEALRLKDLAERELQKALSDPDMDVSRATVELERASIALQLAEKSR; this is encoded by the coding sequence ATGCCAGATACCCTTCACCTGGAAGTGGCCATTCCGGAACGCAAAGTCTTTGAGGCGAACATAGACCGTGTAGAAGTCCCCGGTTTAGATGGTGAACTTGGCATCCTGCCGGGCCATGCCGCCCTGATCTCGCAGCTCAAGCCAGCCGGGCTTCTCACTTATCATAGAGGCGATGAAAAAGGCGAAATTGCCATTAGCGATGGTTTTGTCGAAATCAGCGAGAACCGCGTAATCATTCTTGCCGACCGGGCTGCCCGACCGGAAGAAATAAATCTTACCGAAGCACTTAGACTAAAAGATTTGGCCGAACGTGAGCTGCAAAAAGCCCTCTCCGACCCGGATATGGATGTCAGCCGAGCGACCGTAGAACTTGAGCGGGCGTCAATCGCTCTCCAACTCGCTGAAAAATCACGCTGA
- a CDS encoding ParB/RepB/Spo0J family partition protein — translation MSRKALGRGLSALFTQMQTVESDLIEADIDLLYPTDTQPRKMFNEERLNELAQSIKENGIIQPIVARRDGERFQIIAGERRWRAAQIAGLQKIPCLIREVTDESLLEISLIENIQREDLNPIEEAAAYKRLVDGLSLSQEEVAKRVGKDRSTIANALRLLKLPLDVQQLVEEEKLSMGHARALLSLDSAEEQLRLAIEIIEKTLNVRETERLVKDVQGMKTGDAADRPLDTKPRDPNIAAAEQKLSKAMGAPARIKFLKEGGVIEIKFSSSEDLSRLFDLLIQRQ, via the coding sequence ATGTCAAGAAAGGCTCTGGGCAGGGGGCTTAGTGCGCTCTTCACACAGATGCAAACCGTAGAGTCGGATCTGATTGAGGCGGATATAGATCTACTTTATCCAACCGATACACAGCCCCGCAAAATGTTCAATGAGGAAAGGCTGAATGAGCTGGCTCAATCCATAAAAGAGAATGGCATCATCCAACCGATTGTAGCGCGCAGGGATGGCGAGCGCTTCCAAATCATCGCAGGCGAGCGACGTTGGAGAGCCGCCCAGATTGCCGGTTTACAGAAAATTCCTTGCCTGATCAGGGAAGTGACGGACGAAAGCCTCTTAGAGATATCGTTGATCGAAAATATACAGAGAGAAGACCTAAACCCGATAGAAGAAGCAGCGGCTTACAAGCGTTTAGTTGATGGTCTCTCACTTTCACAGGAAGAGGTAGCTAAAAGGGTTGGCAAGGATCGCTCAACAATTGCTAATGCCTTGCGTCTGCTGAAATTGCCTTTGGATGTTCAACAATTAGTTGAAGAAGAAAAACTCTCGATGGGCCATGCGCGAGCGTTACTATCACTCGATTCAGCTGAAGAGCAGCTTCGACTTGCTATAGAAATCATTGAAAAGACATTGAACGTCCGTGAAACAGAAAGGCTTGTGAAGGATGTTCAGGGTATGAAGACCGGCGACGCCGCGGATCGTCCTCTGGATACAAAACCAAGAGACCCGAATATCGCGGCCGCCGAGCAAAAACTGAGCAAAGCTATGGGCGCCCCGGCGCGGATAAAGTTTCTTAAAGAAGGAGGTGTCATCGAAATAAAGTTTTCATCGAGCGAGGACCTATCGAGATTATTTGACTTGTTGATCCAAAGACAATAA
- a CDS encoding ParA family protein: MARIIAIANQKGGVGKTTTTINLAASLAVADMRVLVIDADPQGNSTSGLGQRGKFRRSFYHCLVLNEPIEAIALQTELPNLKIVPSEKILVAAEIELVDLEQREFRLRRLLESLLNSYDYILIDCPPSLGLLTLNALAAANSVLIPIQCEYFALEGVSELWDTLVKIRRTLNPSLTIEGFLLTMFDERTNLSNQVVSDLRDFLGSQVFSTIIPRNVRLAEAPSHGKPIVLYDIKSKGAESYLRLAKEVINNVKKGSGQGA, encoded by the coding sequence ATGGCAAGAATAATAGCAATAGCGAACCAAAAAGGCGGAGTGGGTAAAACCACGACAACCATAAATCTCGCCGCCAGCCTCGCCGTTGCTGATATGAGAGTTCTGGTCATCGATGCCGATCCACAGGGCAATAGCACAAGCGGGCTAGGACAGAGGGGGAAATTTCGCAGGAGTTTCTATCACTGTTTGGTCTTGAACGAACCGATTGAGGCGATTGCCCTACAAACTGAACTGCCTAACCTAAAAATAGTTCCTTCCGAGAAAATCCTCGTTGCCGCTGAAATAGAACTTGTCGATTTAGAACAAAGAGAATTTAGACTGAGGCGTCTCTTGGAGTCGCTTCTGAACTCATACGATTATATCCTCATAGATTGTCCGCCGAGCCTGGGCCTGTTAACACTAAACGCGTTAGCCGCAGCAAACTCAGTCTTAATTCCGATCCAATGCGAATACTTTGCCTTGGAGGGGGTATCCGAATTATGGGATACACTGGTGAAGATCAGAAGGACACTTAATCCAAGTCTTACGATTGAGGGATTCCTATTGACGATGTTTGACGAACGCACGAATCTATCGAATCAGGTCGTTTCAGACCTGAGAGATTTCTTGGGTTCTCAAGTCTTCAGCACGATAATTCCACGAAATGTTAGACTTGCAGAAGCTCCAAGCCATGGAAAGCCAATTGTCCTGTATGACATCAAGTCAAAGGGAGCAGAGAGCTACCTCAGATTGGCAAAGGAGGTTATCAATAATGTCAAGAAAGGCTCTGGGCAGGGGGCTTAG